CGGTGGGACCGGAGGCGGACAGCAGGCGCTCGAAGGCCAAACCGCTGATGACGTCCGGCACCTGGCCGGCGCCGTACTCGCCCAGATGGGTCATGTCGTACAGCTCATAACCGGTGGCCAGGATGATGGCGCCGGCCTCGATCTCCAACAGCTCATCCTCCTGGTCGTAGGCGATGGCGCCGGTGGGGCAGACCTTTTCGCAGACGCGGCATTTGCCCTGGGTGAAATAGCGGCAGTGTTCCTTGTCAATGACGGGCTTGTTCGGCACGGCCTGGGGCGAGAGGGTGTAAATGGCCTTGCGCCGGCCCAGGCCCATATCGAAATCCGATGGCACGCGCGTCGGGCACTTCTCGATGCAGGCCCCACAGCCCGTGCAGATGTCCCACCGCACGCCGGCGGCCCGCCGGCGGATGCGCGCCCGGAAGTGACCGAGTTCTCCCTGGATATCCTCAACCTCGGCGTACGTGATGAGATGAATGTCCGGATGGCGGCCGACCTCGACGGTGCGCGGGGTCAGGATACATTGCGCGCAGTCCAGGGTGGGGAAGGTTTCGGAGAGCTGGGCCATGCGCCCGCCGATAGAGGGGAGCTTCTCCACCAGGGTGACGGGATAGCCCGAATTGGCGATATCCAGCGCGGCCTGCATGCCGGCGATGCCGGCGCCAATGACCAGGGCATGCGCGATCGGTGCGCGAGCGGGACGTTCCATAGCCTTCTCTGCCGGGCACGTCGTCATGGGGATC
The Anaerolineae bacterium genome window above contains:
- a CDS encoding CoB--CoM heterodisulfide reductase iron-sulfur subunit A family protein, whose amino-acid sequence is MTTCPAEKAMERPARAPIAHALVIGAGIAGMQAALDIANSGYPVTLVEKLPSIGGRMAQLSETFPTLDCAQCILTPRTVEVGRHPDIHLITYAEVEDIQGELGHFRARIRRRAAGVRWDICTGCGACIEKCPTRVPSDFDMGLGRRKAIYTLSPQAVPNKPVIDKEHCRYFTQGKCRVCEKVCPTGAIAYDQEDELLEIEAGAIILATGYELYDMTHLGEYGAGQVPDVISGLAFERLLSASGPTAGKIRRPSDGREPKEVVFVQCAGSRDPEKAMPYCSTICCMYTAKHAMLYRHRVPDGQAYVFYIDIRTAGRRYEEFLQRAVEEDRVLYLRGKVSRVFRDGDKVVVWGADTLSGQQVEIAADMVVLATAIVPRPETRRLAEMLGIEVDAHGFLREANPNLAPVSTCRPGVFVAGAAVGPRDIPETVAQASAAAAKVLSLFARWQLEPEVTYAGQS